The genomic stretch GCCACTGCCGTAGCAAAACTCCTCCGGTAATCAGTTGGCGTGGTCTTCAGGTGACGAAGGAAAAGCCGGCGGAGACTGTCCGCACTCCCGACACCTATTTCATCTGAGATATCTTCAATGCTGAGATGGGTTTCTTCCAGGCGGCGGCGGGCTGTTTCCAGCCGGACCTGCTCCACATATTTGGCCGGCGTCACGCCGGTCTTTTTTGTAAAGACCCGGGCAAAGTTGCGGGGACTCATAGCCGCCTTTTCCGCCAGCAGTTCCACACTGAGGTCTTGGTCGAGGTTCTGCATGATCCATGCCTGCACAGACTGGACAGGCTGGTGGTCCGCCAGCTGGTGCTGGAGGATATTGCTGAACTGCGACTGATTCCCCGGTCGCTTCAGGTACAGGACCAGCAGCCGGGCAATCATTACGGCTACATCCCTGCCATGATCTTCTTCCACCAGGGCCAGCGCCAGGTCTATCCCCGTAGAAATGCCCGCAGAGGTATAGATATTACCATCCTTTACATAAATAGGATCTTTCTCCACTTTAATGGCCGGGTAGGCCTTTGCCAGCTGGTCGCATACCTGCCAGTGCGTAGTGGCCCTGCGGCCATTGAGCAGGCCCGCTTCCGCCAGGATAAAAGCCCCCGCACAGATGGAGCCGATGCGGCGGATCTTCCGGGTATTCTTCTTCAGCCATTGCAATAGCTCAGCAGGTATATTGTTCCGGTAAGAACCCCGGCCCGCAAACAGGATAGTGTCTATCGGGTAGTTGATGGAAGACAGGCTGCCTTCACAAATGATGGGCAGACCGGATGAGGTGGTGACCACCCTTTCCTCGTCAACAGACAATACATGGGTGATATAGGACTGCTTTGGAGCAGCCAGTTGATGGGTCACATATTCGGCCGCCCGGGTAAATACTTCCAATGGCCCTGCCACGTCCAGAATGGACGTATCTGGTGGAGCAAGGATCACTATATGTTTCATGGTGTAATAAATTGAACTAAGCAAAAGTACGATCCATTGGCGGAAAAGAACGGATTCGGATAAAACTGCCATGAGCTTTTAAATACCTGCTTCCGCATATTATTTTTTCTTTACATTCATTCCCGTTCCAATCGGTTTCAGCATCCCCTATAAACGGTTCAGGGGCGCGTATAACCGTTTAGGGAAGAAAAGGCAGGGTGGCAGGCCATCTGCCGGTCAACTTTGCAACCAGCAAAAATCAGTAAGCCTATGTTTCAAAAAAGGACTGTCCAAAATTTATGACGGAAGACAACTACTCCTCCGAACAAAGAATAGAAACCTTCCTCAACAACAGGAAAAAGCGGATCCTGCTTATTGTATTCGCCTTGATCCTGCTGTACCTGGGTTCCTATATCATGGACCCCTATGCGTCTTACTGGGGTACCTATTTCACCCGTCCCTGGCCGGATATGCTGGAAGAATGGGCCATCTCCCTGATATTCTGTTTCCTGATCTCCGAGGCCAGTATCGTGATCGGTAAAAAGCTGAACCGGTATATCCGCTGGACCGATCACCCCAGCCGGCGGCTGGCCATTGAAGCCGTGCTGAACCTGCTGGTAGTGATGATCCTCAACCTGTCCATCGACCTGTCCTATTACCTGCTGTCCAATAACCCGGACATGACCATCATCGGCAGCAAATGGTCTGAAGAAAAAGCCAAAGGCGCTATTCAGTGGGTCACGGTCAGCGCCATCCTGTCCCTGATGATCATGGCCATCAACATCGGCAATTATCTCATCGTTAACTGGAAAGACCAGGCCCTGAAAGCCGCCACCATGGCCCAGGTAGCCATGGAAGCCGAACTGCAGGCACTCAAGCTCCAGATAGACCCGCATTTTGTGTTCAATAACCTGAGCGTATTATCGGAACTTATCCTGGAAGACCAGCAGCTGGGCTTTGAGTATGCAGAGAATTTCTCCCGTATTTACCGCTACCTGCTGGTCAACTCAAAGAAGAACGTGATCCCGCTGGAAGAAGAACTGAAATTCCTGCACGCCTATATGTTCCTGATCAAACACCGGATCGGTAAAGGCGTGCATTTTGCTATACATGTGGCGGAAGACAGCAAACAGCTGTACATGCCGCCGCTGACGCTGCAACTGCTGGTGGAAAACGCTCTTAAACACAATAAGGTGGTGAAAAGCAACCCGCTCCATATCCGCATTTACAGTAATGCAGGCAATGAACTGGTAGTGGAGAACAGCCTGCTGCCTATTGAGACCTCACTGGAATCATCGGGCATCGGCATCCGGAATATCATCCGCCGCTACCACCTCCTGTCCGCAAAAGAACCACAGATCGTTAAAGGTCCCGCTACCTTCAGCGTCATCATACCACTGATACATTATGATCAACAGGATACTGATAATAGAAGATGAGCAGATCAATGCCGACAGGCTCCAGCGCCTGATCAGGACCATCAGGCCCGGCGCTACGGTTATAGGAGTGCTGGAAAGTATCACGGACAGCATGGCCTGGTTCAACAGTCGCCAGCAGGCGGATGTGGTACTGATGGATGTCCGCTTGTCTGATGGCATCAGCTTTGACATCCTGGACAAAGTGACCATCCATTGTCCCATCATCTTCACCACCGCCTATGATGAATACGCCGTCAGGGCCTTTAAATACAATAGCATTGATTATCTCCTTAAACCCATAGAGCAGGAAGAACTGGAAGCCGCCTTTGATAAGCTGGACCTGCTTACGGCCAACCCACCGCCGGTGTCCTTTGAAGGGCTGCTCAGTTCTCTCAGGCCCAAAGAATACAGGACCCGTTTTCTCCTGCCATACCGGGATGGCTATAAGACCGTCCTGGTCAGTGAAACTGCTTATTTCTATTCTGAGCTGAAGATCACCCGCGCCCGCCTGCACAATGGCAAGGAAGAGATCCTGCCACAGACCCTCGAAGAACTGGAGCAGGAGCTGGATCCCAAATATTTCTTCCGGGCTAACCGGCAGTTCATTATCCATATTGACGCCGTCAGGCAACTCTTCAATTACTTCAATGGCAAGCTCAAAATAGAGCTGAAAGACCACCCGGAAACCGAAGTTATCGTGAGCCGCGAGAAGGCGCATTTACTGAAGAAATGGATGGATTTTTGAGTTCCGGCCCTTTTCGTTTCGGCAGCGGATTATTCCGGTTCGGCGCCTTTTAACGCCAGCCGCCTTCACTATTTTTTTTGCTTTGCCCTTCAAAATAATAAGCAAGGCAATGAAAGGAAAGATCCAACCCATTAAAAGAAGTATAGGGCAGATAGTAGCCGTATTCCTGGCTGCAGGCTGGCTGGCGGCCTGTCAGCAGCAGGGGCAACCATCCATGCAGGGACAGCAGACGCCCGATGTGGATGTGCTGGTGCTGCAACCGGATACCGTACTGCTGGAGAAGAAATACCCCGGCGCAGTAGAAGGTTCCGTGAATGTGGACATCAAAGCGCAGGTCACCGGTTACCTGGACCATATCTATGTAAAGGAAGGCGATTACGTGAAGAAGGGACAGTCGCTCTTCCGCATCAAAGGCGATGTATTCTATGAGCAGGTCAACAATAACAAAGCAGCCCTGCAGTCCGCACTGGCGGCTGAAGAGAATGCCCGTATAGAACTGGAAAAAATAAAACCGCTGGTAGCCGGGGAAGTGATCGCCAAAGTGCAGCTGCAAACAGCGGAAGCCAGCTATGCTGCCGCCAAAGCGCAGGTGGCACAGGCTAAGGCTGCCCTTGGTTCGTCCCAACTCAATGCTGATTTCAGCCTGATCAAAGCGCCCGTGAGTGGCTATATTGGCCGCATTCCCAACCGTATCGGCAACCTGGTGACCCCGGCTGATGCCGTTCCCTTGACCAGTTTATCCGAGATCAATGAGGTGTATGTGTATTTCTCTATGAGTGAGGCCGACTTCATCGCTTTTGTCAGGGACAGGAAAGCCAATGAAGGCATCAACACCGTGGAGATCATCATGGCTGATGGATCAGTCTATAACCACAAAGGCAAACTTGAACTGGCCAGCGGCAATATTGAACGCAGCACCGGCAGTATGGCGCTCAAAGCCATCTTCCCCAATCCTGACCAGCTGCTGCGCGCCGGCGGCTCCGCCAAAGTGATCCTGCGCAAACAGCTCACCAGCGTGCTTTCGGTACCCATGTCCAGCGTGCGGGATATCCAGGATAAATACTTTGTATTTGCTATTGCAGACAGCAATAAGGTCAGCATGAAATCCATTGAGATAACAGGCAATGCCGGTAACAGCTATATCGTGAAAGCCGGCCTGCAACCGGGTGAAAAGATTGCGCTCAACCGCATTGATATGCTGAATGAGGGCATGACTGTGGCGCCTGCCAATGCCACCGCCGCTGAACCGAAACAATAGCCATCGATCAAATTTTAATGACCCATTAGTATGTTGAAAAGGATAATAGACAGGCCCGTACTGGCGACAGTGATCTCCGTCCTGTTTGTGGTGCTGGGCGTCATCGGTCTGCTCCGGCTGCCGATCACCCGTTTTCCCGATATTTCACCGCCCACTGTGATGGTGAGCGGCAGCTACCCCGGTGGTAACAGTGAAGCGGTATTGCGTTCCGTAGTGACCCCGCTGGAAGAACAGATCAACGGGGTGGAGAATATGGAGTACATCAGTTCCACTGCCAGTAATGACGGCAGCTTCTCCATCAATGTTATTTTCAAGCAGGGCGTAGATCCTGATCAGGCTGCGGTGAATGTACAGAACCGCGTACAGCAGGCTACGCCTATCCTGCCCGCGGAAGTGGTGCGCATGGGATTGACCACCTCCAAGCGGCAGAACAGCATGATCATGATCTTTAACGTGTATACGGATGATAATGCCAAATACGATGAAACCTTCCTGCAGAACTATACCAATATCAACCTGATCCCGCAGATCAAGCGGGTGCCGGGGGTAGGGCAGGCGCAGGTTTTTGGCGTGAAGGATTACTCCATGCGCGTATGGCTCAACCCGCAAAGGATGGCTTCCCTGGGACTGGTCCCGGCTGATGTCACCAATGCCATCAGCAGCCAGAGCCTGGAATCCGCGCCTGGTAAGCTGGGCGAAGAATCGGATGCTGCACTGGAATATGTGATCCGCTATAAAGGCAAGAAGAACCTGCCCGAAGAGTATGAGAATATCATTGTGAAAAGGGATGGTACTAACCTGGTCCGGCTGAAAGATGTGGCCCGGATAGAATTAGGCTCCATCATGTATACCGGTAACAGTACCGATAATGGACACAATACCGTTACGGTGGCTATCT from Candidatus Pseudobacter hemicellulosilyticus encodes the following:
- a CDS encoding GlxA family transcriptional regulator; this translates as MKHIVILAPPDTSILDVAGPLEVFTRAAEYVTHQLAAPKQSYITHVLSVDEERVVTTSSGLPIICEGSLSSINYPIDTILFAGRGSYRNNIPAELLQWLKKNTRKIRRIGSICAGAFILAEAGLLNGRRATTHWQVCDQLAKAYPAIKVEKDPIYVKDGNIYTSAGISTGIDLALALVEEDHGRDVAVMIARLLVLYLKRPGNQSQFSNILQHQLADHQPVQSVQAWIMQNLDQDLSVELLAEKAAMSPRNFARVFTKKTGVTPAKYVEQVRLETARRRLEETHLSIEDISDEIGVGSADSLRRLFLRHLKTTPTDYRRSFATAVA
- a CDS encoding histidine kinase — translated: MTEDNYSSEQRIETFLNNRKKRILLIVFALILLYLGSYIMDPYASYWGTYFTRPWPDMLEEWAISLIFCFLISEASIVIGKKLNRYIRWTDHPSRRLAIEAVLNLLVVMILNLSIDLSYYLLSNNPDMTIIGSKWSEEKAKGAIQWVTVSAILSLMIMAINIGNYLIVNWKDQALKAATMAQVAMEAELQALKLQIDPHFVFNNLSVLSELILEDQQLGFEYAENFSRIYRYLLVNSKKNVIPLEEELKFLHAYMFLIKHRIGKGVHFAIHVAEDSKQLYMPPLTLQLLVENALKHNKVVKSNPLHIRIYSNAGNELVVENSLLPIETSLESSGIGIRNIIRRYHLLSAKEPQIVKGPATFSVIIPLIHYDQQDTDNRR
- a CDS encoding LytTR family DNA-binding domain-containing protein, which translates into the protein MINRILIIEDEQINADRLQRLIRTIRPGATVIGVLESITDSMAWFNSRQQADVVLMDVRLSDGISFDILDKVTIHCPIIFTTAYDEYAVRAFKYNSIDYLLKPIEQEELEAAFDKLDLLTANPPPVSFEGLLSSLRPKEYRTRFLLPYRDGYKTVLVSETAYFYSELKITRARLHNGKEEILPQTLEELEQELDPKYFFRANRQFIIHIDAVRQLFNYFNGKLKIELKDHPETEVIVSREKAHLLKKWMDF
- a CDS encoding efflux RND transporter periplasmic adaptor subunit; translation: MKGKIQPIKRSIGQIVAVFLAAGWLAACQQQGQPSMQGQQTPDVDVLVLQPDTVLLEKKYPGAVEGSVNVDIKAQVTGYLDHIYVKEGDYVKKGQSLFRIKGDVFYEQVNNNKAALQSALAAEENARIELEKIKPLVAGEVIAKVQLQTAEASYAAAKAQVAQAKAALGSSQLNADFSLIKAPVSGYIGRIPNRIGNLVTPADAVPLTSLSEINEVYVYFSMSEADFIAFVRDRKANEGINTVEIIMADGSVYNHKGKLELASGNIERSTGSMALKAIFPNPDQLLRAGGSAKVILRKQLTSVLSVPMSSVRDIQDKYFVFAIADSNKVSMKSIEITGNAGNSYIVKAGLQPGEKIALNRIDMLNEGMTVAPANATAAEPKQ